In Toxoplasma gondii ME49 chromosome VIII, whole genome shotgun sequence, a single genomic region encodes these proteins:
- a CDS encoding Cof family hydrolase subfamily protein (encoded by transcript TGME49_229330), protein MMSALTEMMARDYNKTDASEGLSTTKLAETKLDGKTGTALLRNRSLRRLDQACLTKHHPVKMILTDMDGTFLNSLHAASKPNVEAFANLRRCGIVGVIATGRPRQSVISGIGLPTFQRMMNNAAGPGIFMNGSVVYGPDGKIIFERHIDAESLHTVLSTVEQLGWRSRVCGYNSQGIYCEQKNEVNWRLHIEYGEPEPELVPEGTLDQMKFSKLIINGTDPEIDDLRPSLEHKLPAGAKCVRPLTWNLEVIPTGISKAVGMKVLLDHYGLSSNSVLTMGDSENDIEMFRASGISVAVNNASGIAKQAASYETVSNDDHAFAEVVTMLCCSPQD, encoded by the coding sequence ATGATGTCAGCGCTCACTGAGATGATGGCTCGTGACTACAACAAGACAGACGCGTCAGAAGGCTTATCGACGACTAAGCTtgcagagacgaaactcGATGGGAAAACGGGTACGGCTCTCCTCAGAAATCGCTCTCTGCGACGTCTGGACCAAGCGTGTCTCACGAAGCATCATCCGGTGAAGATGATCTTGACGGATATGGACGGCACCTTTCTGAACTCGCTTCACGCCGCATCCAAGCCCAATGTTGAGGCGTTTGCTAATCTCAGAAGATGCGGTATCGTTGGTGTGATTGCAACAGGTCGGCCTCGCCAGAGTGTCATCAGTGGCATTGGGCTACCAACTTTTCAACGCATGATGAACAACGCTGCTGGACCGGGCATCTTTATGAACGGCAGTGTCGTTTACGGTCCAGACGGGAAAATCATTTTTGAGCGCCACATCGACGCAGAGTCGCTCCACACAGTCTTAAGCACCGTCGAACAGCTCGGATGGAGAAGCAGGGTGTGCGGCTACAATTCTCAAGGAATCTACTGtgaacagaagaacgaggtcAACTGGCGTCTGCACATCGAATACGGAGAGCCCGAGCCTGAGCTTGTTCCTGAAGGCACGTTAGACCAGATGAAGTTCAGCAAACTTATTATCAACGGAACGGATCCCGAGATTGACGACCTGCGACCAAGTCTTGAACACAAGCTGCCAGCAGGCGCAAAGTGCGTCCGGCCTCTGACTTGGAACTTGGAAGTTATCCCAACCGGGATTTCCAAGGCAGTTGGAATGAAAGTTTTGCTGGATCACTACGGCCTCTCAAGCAACAGCGTCCTCACGATGGGCGACAGCGAAAACGACATCGAGATGTTCCGTGCATCAGGAATTTCTGTTGCAGTCAATAATGCTTCTGGAATTGCTAAGCAAGCCGCCAGCTACGAGACCGTCTCCAACGACGATCACGCCTTCGCAGAAGTTGTGACTATGCTTTGTTGCAGTCCGCAGGACTGA
- a CDS encoding Cof family hydrolase subfamily protein (encoded by transcript TGME49_229320), which yields MNGLFSCCFDECLMGFGEEKYLVPFTWNQLRRHYPVRLLLTDMDGTFLNSAHKASAANVAAFASLRSHGIIPVVTTGRPRQSVIDGIGPEVYERMVPHGKGPGIFMNGSVVYGLSGELLYEKHIELSDAEQLFQALDRIGCRDRVCGYNEQGIYCEEENEFNFRLHLEYGEPRPTVVEKGQLPKMKFNKIIINGTDETTDKLRATLEPQLSSGVKCVRPLTWNLEVIPAGISKATGMQVLLDHLELTRANVAAMGDSENDVDMLKKAGVPIVVANATDVAKRAAIYQTVSNDESAFAQVVSELLLAQAHSSSKS from the coding sequence ATGAACGGTTTATTCTCGTGTTGCTTCGACGAGTGTCTGATGGGCttcggagaagagaaataTCTGGTGCCCTTCACCTGGAACCAGCTCCGTCGGCACTATCCAGTTCGGCTACTGCTTACGGACATGGATGGGACTTTCCTCAACTCCGCCCACAAAGCATCGGCTGCAAATGTCGCTGCTTTCGCATCTTTGCGAAGTCACGGAATCATTCCTGTTGTGACTACAGGGCGGCCGCGGCAAAGCGTGATCGATGGTATAGGTCCCGAGGTATACGAGCGAATGGTTCCTCATGGAAAAGGCCCGGGAATTTTCATGAACGGAAGCGTCGTCTACGGCCTTTCGGGGGAGCTCCTTTACGAGAAGCATATCGAATTGAGTGACGCTGAACAACTATTCCAGGCGTTGGACCGGATCGGCTGTCGGGACCGCGTTTGCGGTTACAACGAGCAAGGCATCTattgcgaagaagagaatgaaTTCAACTTCAGACTCCATCTGGAGTACGGCGAACCCAGGCCCACCGTTGTTGAAAAAGGCCAGCTTCCAAAGATGAAGTTCAACAAGATCATCATAAACGGAACGGACGAAACAACTGACAAACTCCGAGCAACGCTTGAGCCTCAACTGAGTTCGGGTGTGAAATGTGTGCGTCCGCTGACATGGAATCTTGAAGTCATCCCCGCAGGCATTTCCAAAGCAACAGGCATGCAAGTTCTTCTTGACCACTTGGAACTCACGCGAGCAAATGTTGCTGCTATGGGGGACAGTGAGAACGACGTAGACATGCTGAAGAAAGCTGGTGTCCCGATCGTTGTTGCAAATGCCACGGACGTCGCGAAACGAGCTGCCATCTATCAAACGGTCTCGAACGATGAGAGTGCTTTTGcccaggtggtcagtgagCTTCTGTTGGCTCAAGCACACTCCAGCTCCAAGTCGTAA